In one window of Anaerobacillus alkaliphilus DNA:
- a CDS encoding aldo/keto reductase family protein, with translation MKYRRLGNTGLKVSEISLGSWLTYGKSVEENLAEQTIHKAYELGINFFDSANVYERGEGERVMAQALKEYPRDSYVITTKAFWPMGDGPNDRGLSRKHVTEQVHASLKRMNLDYVDIFYCHRYDPETPVEETLRAIDDLIRQGKILYAGVSEWSAAQIEEAVRIADRRLLDRIVVNQPVYNMLNRYIEPEIIPTSQKHGIGQVVFSPLAQGVLTGKYKRGQVPTDSRASNESINMWITNMLNDDVLTKVEKLEGIAKELDITLPSLALAWILRQPNVASALIGASKPSQVEENVKAVEVVLSEDIINQIEEIL, from the coding sequence TTGAAGTACAGACGTCTAGGCAACACAGGTTTAAAGGTAAGTGAAATTAGTTTAGGTAGCTGGTTAACTTACGGAAAATCAGTTGAAGAGAATTTAGCAGAACAAACAATACATAAAGCTTACGAACTAGGAATTAATTTCTTTGATTCGGCCAATGTTTATGAGCGTGGTGAAGGGGAGCGCGTCATGGCTCAAGCTCTTAAAGAATACCCACGTGACTCATACGTCATTACAACAAAAGCGTTTTGGCCAATGGGGGACGGACCGAATGACCGTGGACTGTCTAGAAAACATGTGACAGAGCAGGTTCATGCTAGTCTAAAAAGAATGAATTTAGATTATGTTGATATCTTTTACTGCCACCGTTATGATCCTGAAACACCAGTCGAAGAAACGCTACGTGCGATTGATGATTTAATTCGACAAGGAAAAATCTTGTATGCTGGTGTGAGTGAGTGGAGCGCTGCTCAAATTGAAGAAGCAGTAAGGATCGCTGATCGCCGCTTGCTTGACCGCATCGTTGTAAACCAACCAGTTTATAACATGCTAAATCGTTACATCGAACCTGAAATCATTCCAACGAGTCAGAAGCATGGCATTGGTCAGGTTGTATTTTCTCCATTAGCACAAGGGGTGTTAACAGGGAAGTATAAACGTGGGCAAGTTCCTACTGATAGCCGTGCCTCAAATGAGTCCATTAATATGTGGATCACCAACATGTTAAATGATGACGTATTAACGAAGGTGGAAAAATTAGAGGGAATTGCAAAAGAGTTAGATATAACGTTACCATCTTTAGCTTTAGCATGGATCCTTCGCCAACCGAACGTAGCTAGTGCGTTAATAGGTGCAAGTAAACCAAGTCAGGTAGAAGAAAACGTAAAAGCAGTAGAAGTAGTTTTATCTGAGGATATTATCAACCAAATAGAAGAGATCTTGTAA
- a CDS encoding VOC family protein has translation MNNKLLRVGTIYLPVTNVERSADWYESKLGAVVTYKDKDKAIINLADISFFLVKSAPEQNANFYDIYGDERFSLTFEVNGLKALETIYHDFHEKGVTIGVIENRGHIGRNFVFYDPDGNKFDVWSELSPSYKGRN, from the coding sequence ATGAATAACAAATTACTAAGAGTAGGGACCATTTACTTACCGGTAACAAATGTCGAACGCTCAGCTGATTGGTATGAAAGTAAACTAGGGGCGGTAGTCACTTATAAAGACAAGGATAAAGCAATTATCAATTTGGCTGATATAAGCTTTTTTCTCGTGAAATCGGCTCCAGAACAAAATGCAAACTTTTATGATATTTATGGTGATGAGCGATTTTCGCTAACCTTTGAGGTGAACGGACTAAAAGCGCTTGAAACCATTTATCATGATTTTCACGAAAAAGGTGTAACCATCGGAGTAATTGAAAATAGAGGACATATCGGCAGAAATTTTGTCTTCTATGATCCAGATGGTAACAAGTTTGATGTTTGGAGTGAATTAAGCCCGAGCTATAAAGGAAGAAATTAA
- a CDS encoding DUF429 domain-containing protein translates to MKFIGIDLSGPANHHDTVMTVFEPGETSLVFENILLEASDEIIVSTIMKLATEGEVAIGIDAPLSYQDGGGDRPQDKGLRQCMKEFGLSGSSVMPPTLTKMVYLTLRGVALTRRVLADPAASNIRIVEVHPGAAIGTRIGIENISHALHYKKELSSRQVVFEWFSTVGLDGIPAMVSENSHRIDACAAALAAWHWADPNKQPTWVWTETSPPHPFDVCC, encoded by the coding sequence ATGAAATTTATAGGGATCGATTTGTCTGGTCCTGCCAACCACCATGATACGGTAATGACCGTGTTCGAGCCAGGAGAAACTTCACTTGTATTTGAAAATATCTTACTCGAGGCTTCAGATGAAATCATCGTTTCCACCATTATGAAACTTGCAACTGAAGGGGAGGTTGCTATCGGAATTGATGCTCCTTTATCTTATCAGGATGGTGGTGGTGATCGGCCTCAGGATAAAGGCTTACGTCAATGTATGAAGGAATTCGGTCTTTCAGGCAGTTCCGTTATGCCACCAACTTTAACCAAAATGGTTTATTTGACACTAAGAGGAGTTGCATTAACTCGTAGGGTACTTGCCGATCCTGCGGCTAGTAATATTCGGATTGTCGAAGTGCATCCTGGTGCAGCGATAGGAACGAGAATAGGAATAGAGAATATAAGTCATGCGCTTCACTATAAAAAAGAATTGTCTTCAAGACAGGTAGTTTTTGAATGGTTTTCAACAGTTGGGTTAGACGGTATTCCCGCCATGGTTTCAGAAAATTCTCATCGTATCGATGCTTGTGCAGCAGCACTTGCTGCTTGGCATTGGGCAGATCCAAACAAGCAACCTACATGGGTTTGGACGGAAACATCACCGCCACATCCGTTTGATGTGTGTTGTTAA